A DNA window from Brassica napus cultivar Da-Ae chromosome C1, Da-Ae, whole genome shotgun sequence contains the following coding sequences:
- the LOC106370025 gene encoding histone-lysine N-methyltransferase ATXR3 isoform X2, which produces MSDGGVVTCMPLLNIMDKLPVVEEKTLCGGNSDTKVAASSISTNNKLPESQPAKPSASQPPKKKKIVKVIRKVVRRKPKERKDQDKKSEVLQGKGCNKEENGGDSGFKDEVEEGELNSHADLETGEISPVKSLRNSEIEKGEISGDCSNLQYDKSYVERMDLPADKYRKEEREIRSWRDPGDEIEKGEFIPDRWHKMDTRKDDHSYNRSRRSGVDRETTWKYDYDYEHERTPPGGRFSNEDTYRRREFRSGNDRATRVSSKIVIEESLHNNDPNNLGKEYSSTVNKLKRHGAEHLYADHGDYGSSKYRKLSDDCSRSLHPNHYSRNSVERDYRDSYSSKNSSLEKYPKKHHDSYFRARAVSDRHGARSDLSPHDRSRYHGHRDRSSHNRERSPYARERSPYIFEKPSHARKRSPHDRSHHHDCRRSPSYSEWSSDRRDGTSKYMEDPQSDRTRRNGHRDISRKSGVRERRDSQTGMELENKQRHRDSNGKESTPSRKELQGKNILNNNNPVVEKNSVCDSSKIPSACAKGKESVQVGEATTEELPSMEVDMDICDTPPHEEPMAADSSLGEWFYLDYYGTEHGPAKLSELKALVEQGILFSDHMIKHSDNNRWVTIENATSPVVNINIPSIVSDAVTRLVNPPEAPGNLLEDIADAAKAVHMEQGAEDSLPESLSIPDSNDTVVGHHEDFQFDNRIASLLDGYTIIPGRELETLGEAVQIKVELEETRRFVSSEDIIWCYYQVVNQLLLNEESSERSEPKAMAIEELKSANVDCSESDEIGSWFSGRWSCTGGDWIRHDEAFQDRDYKKKMVLNDGFPLCLMQKSGYEDPRWHHKDDLYNPRSRSRLELPLWAFSGVDERNQARGVKASVLSVVRLNSLVVNDPVPSVPDPLVKVRGGEKFSSRHARPSPASSDSKRDSVESISQSSACGSQDMQGFWRTDASVSTPEDRLYTVDDLQLHLGDWFYMDGAGQEQGPLPFSELQILVDKGLIKRHTSVFRKSDKIWVPVTSITKTSEISGKGKAPALPSDCQSLDVSESQDFKHSEMETSLSSFHAMHPQFLGYFRGKLHQLVMKTYKTREFSAAINDVLDSWIHARQPKKETDKYMHPYSEFDSSSYTKRARLMAGESGDHSEVTDAQMFQKDELTFEDLCGDATFHVEGSGSSGSVGMYWDLLDGHVLARVFHLLRYDEKSLAFASMTCRHWKAIVSSYKDISRQVDLSSLGPNCTDSRLWSIMNTYNSEKIDSIILVGCTNVTSSMLEEILRLFPHISSVDITGCSQFGNLTLKYKKVCWLKCQHPRPGDLHSRLRSLKQTNVNKSKGLGGDTDDFGNLKDYFDRVEKRDSANQLFRRSLYKRSKLYDARKSSAILSRDARIRRWAIKKSEYGYKRVEEFLSSSLRGIMKQNTFDFFDLKVAHIEEKMKNGYYVSHGLKSVKEDISRMCREAIKERNRGDSKEMNRIIILFIQLATRLEEVSMATSSYRRDELMKSWQDGSGLSSASKYNKKLSKSVTEKKYMSRTSDTFGVNGALDYGEYASDREIKRRLSKLNRKSFGSGSETSSELSDNDNYSSASESESDIRSEGRSQDSRVEKYFTADESFDSVTEEREWGARMTKASLVPPVTRKYELIEEYTIVADEEEVQRKMRVSLPEDYDEKLNAQRNGIEELDMELPEVKEYKPRKLLGNEVLEQEVYGIDPYTHNLLLDSMPGELDWSLQDKHSFIEDVVLRALNRKVRFLTGSGNTPMVFPLRPVIEELKENAREECDIQTMKMCQGVLKAIESRSGDNYVSYRKGLGVVCNKQGGFVEDDFVVEFLGEVYPVWKWFEKQDGIRSLQENKTDPAPEFYNIYLERPKGDADGYDLVVVDAMHKANYASRICHSCRPNCEAKVTAVDGHYQIGIYSVRPIEYGEEITFDYNSVTESKEEYEASVCLCGSQVCRGSYLNLTGEGAFQKVLKEWHGLLDRHRLMLEACILNSVSEEDYLELGRAGLGSCMLGGLPDWVIAYSAHLKVSSA; this is translated from the exons ATGAGCGATGGGGGTGTCGTCACATGCATGCCTCTACTGAATATCATGGACAAGCTTCCAGTTGTGGAGGAGAAGACGCTTTGTGGAGGCAACAGTGATACAAAGGTTGCtgcttcttcaatctcaactaATAATAAGCTTCCGGAGTCCCAGCCAGCTAAACCCTCAGCGTCTCAGCCacctaagaagaagaaaattgtTAAGGTAATTCGTAAAGTTGTCAGGAGGAAGCCCAAGGAGCGCAAAGATCAGGATAAAAAGAGTGAAGTTTTGCAAGGAAAAGGTTGCAATAAAGAAGAAAACGGTGGAGATTCTGGGTTTAAGGATGAAGTGGAAGAGGGTGAATTAAATTCTCATGCGGATTTGGAGACCGGTGAGATTTCTCCAGTGAAGTCACTGCGGAATAGTGAGATCGAAAAAGGGGAGATTTCTGGGGATTGCAGTAACCTGCAATATGATAAATCTTATGTGGAGAGAATGGATTTACCTGCAGATAAGTACaggaaagaagagagagaaatcaGATCATGGAGAGATCCCGGTGATGAAATTGAGAAAGGGGAGTTCATCCCAGACAGATGGCATAAGATGGATACACGTAAGGATGATCATAGTTACAACAGATCTCGTAGGAGTGGAGTTGACAGAGAGACAACGTGGAAATATGATTATGACTATGAACATGAACGTACCCCGCCCGGCGGTAGGTTTTCGAATGAGGATACCTATCGCCGGAGAGAGTTCAGAAGTGGGAATGACAGGGCTACGAGGGTCAGTTCTAAAATTGTAATCGAGGAAAGTTTACATAACAACGATCCCAATAATCTTGGGAAAGAGTACTCTTCTACTGTGAACAAACTGAAGCGACATGGAGCTGAACATCTTTATGCTGATCATGGGGACTATGGGAGCTCCAAATATAGAAAACTTTCTGATGATTGTTCCCGCTCTCTTCACCCAAACCACTATTCACGGAACTCTGTTGAGAGAGACTACAGAGATTCCTATTCATCTAAAAACTCATCTCTGGAAAAGTATCCTAAAAAGCATCATGACTCATATTTCCGTGCCAGGGCTGTTTCAGACAGACATGGTGCACGATCTGATCTGTCCCCACACGACCGGTCTAGGTACCATGGCCACAGGGATAGAAGTTCCCACAATCGGGAAAGGTCGCCATATGCCCGGGAGAGATCGCCATATATCTTTGAGAAGCCTTCACATGCTCGTAAAAGGTCTCCACATGACCGCAGCCATCACCATGATTGTAGAAGAAGTCCAAGTTACTCTGAATGGTCCAGTGATCGCCGGGATGGAACTTCTAAATATATGGAAGATCCCCAGAGCGATCGTACCAGACGTAATGGCCATAGAGATATAAGCAGAAAGAGTGGAGTTAGGGAGAGGAGGGATTCTCAGACTGGTATGGAGCTTGAGAATAAGCAAAGGCATAGGGATTCTAATGGAAAAGAGTCGACTCCATCAAGAAAAGAATTGCAAGGTAAAAACATTTTGAATAACAATAATCCGGTGGTTGAGAAAAATTCTGTATGTGATTCTTCCAAGATTCCAAGTGCGTGTGCAAAGGGAAAAGAGTCTGTGCAAGTTGGTGAAGCAACTACCGAAGAGTTGCCATCGATGGAGGTAGATATGGACATTTGTGATACACCACCTCACGAGGAGCCTATGGCGGCAGATTCATCCTTGGGGGAGTGGTTTTATCTTGATTACTATGGCACTGAACATGGGCCTGCAAAGTTATCCGAGCTTAAAGCTCTTGTGGAGCAAGGCATTCTTTTCTCTGACCATATGATTAAACATTCAGATAATAATAGGTGGGTCACTATTGAAAATGCAACATCTCCTGTGGTCAACATAAATATTCCATCAATCGTGTCAGATGCTGTGACACGGCTCGTGAATCCTCCTGAAGCGCCTGGTAATTTATTAGAAGATATTGCAGATGCTGCCAAAGCAGTTCATATGGAGCAAGGAGCTGAAGATTCCTTGCCTGAATCATTGTCCATACCAGATAGTAATGATACTGTAGTGGGCCATCATGAAGATTTCCAGTTTGATAACAGGATCGCGAGTCTCTTGGATGGCTATACTATCATCCCTGGCAGGGAACTTGAAACACTTGGAG AAGCTGTGCAGATTAAAGTTGAGCTTGAAGAGACGAGAAGATTTGTGAGTTCTGAAG ATATCATCTGGTGCTACTATCAAGTGGTAAATCAGTTGCTATTAAATGAGGAGTCGTCGGAACGTTCAGAGCCCAAGGCAATGGCGATCGAAGAATTGAAGTCAGCAAATGTTGATTGTTCTGAGAGCGATGAGATAGGCAGCTGGTTTTCAGGTCGTTGGTCTTGCACAGGCGGGGACTGGATAAGACACGATGAAGCTTTTCAAGATAGagattacaaaaagaaaatggtTCTGAATGATGGTTTCCCATTATGCCTGATGCAGAAGTCTGGGTATGAGGATCCTCGCTGGCATCACAAGGATGATTTGTATAATCCTCGCAGCCGCTCTAGGCTGGAACTTCCCCTGTGGGCTTTTTCTGGTGTAGATGAGAGAAATCAGGCGAGGGGAGTAAAAGCTAGTGTGCTGTCTGTAGTTAGGCTTAACTCATTAGTCGTTAATGATCCAGTTCCATCAGTTCCTGATCCCCTTGTAAAAGTTCGTGGTGGGGAAAAGTTCTCTTCAAGGCATGCTCGTCCATCCCCTGCATCTAGTGATTCCAAGAGGGATTCCGTCGAAAGTATTTCTCAGTCATCAGCTTGCGGTAGTCAAGATATGCAGGGATTTTGGAGAACTGACGCATCTGTTAGCACCCCTGAGGATCGTCTGTATACAGTCGATGATTTGCAATTGCATTTGGGTGATTGGTTCTACATGGATGGGGCTGGGCAAGAACAAGGACCTTTGCCATTTTCGGAGCTCCAGATATTGGTTGATAAAGGTTTAATAAAGCGCCACACTAGTGTCTTCAGGAAATCTGACAAAATTTGGGTACCTGTTACTTCTATCACAAAAACTTCTGAAATCAGTGGCAAGGGGAAAGCCCCAGCTCTGCCTTCAGATTGTCAAAGCCTTGATGTCTCAGAGTCACAGGATTTCAAGCATTCTGAAATGGAAACAAGTCTAAGCTCGTTCCATGCTATGCACCCTCAGTTTCTTGGTTATTTCCGTGGGAAACTCCATCAATTGGTTATGAAAACATACAAGACTCGGGAATTTTCTGCTGCCATAAACGACGTCTTAGACTCTTGGATCCATGCAAGACAGCCAAAGAAAGAGACTGACAAGTACATGCACCCATATTCAG AATTTGATTCATCATCATATACGAAAAGAGCTCGATTGATGGCTGGTGAAAGTGGAGACCATTCTGAAGTGACAGATGCACAAATGTTTCAGAAGGATGAGTTGACATTTGAGGATTTATGTGGGGACGCTACTTTCCATGTTGAAGGAAGTGGATCTTCTGGGAGCGTGGGGATGTACTGGGATTTGTTAGATGGTCACGTGTTAGCACGGGTGTTTCATTTGTTGAGATATGATGAAAAATCACTTGCATTTGCGTCCATGACTTGTAGACACTGGAAGGCCATTGTTAGTTCATACAAGGATATTTCAAGAcaagttgatttatcttcttTGGGTCCCAACTGCACAGATTCTAGGCTCTGGAGTATCATG AACACTTACAACTCGGAGAAGATTGATTCTATTATTCTGGTTGGTTGTACAAACGTGACTTCCAGCATGCTTGAGGAAATTCTTCGTTTATTTCCCCATATATCCTCTGTAGACATCACAGGCTGCTCCCAGTTTGGAAATTtgacattgaaatataaaaaagtatgtTGGCTCAAATGCCAGCATCCTCGACCAGGTGACTTGCATTCCAGGTTAAGGAGTTTGAAACAGACTAATGTTAATAAGTCTAAGGGATTAGGAGGAGATACAGATGATTTTGGTAATCTTAAGGATTACTTTGATCGAGTGGAAAAGCGAGACTCAGCCAATCAGTTATTCCGAAGAAGCTTATACAAACGCTCAAAATTGTATGATGCACGGAAATCATCGGCAATTCTATCCAGGGATGCTCGTATCAGGCGATGGGCGATTAAGAAGTCAGAATACGGGTATAAGAGAGTGGAGGAATTCCTTTCTTCAAGCCTTAGGGGCATCATGAAGCAGAATACTTTTGACTTCTTTGATTTAAAG GTTGCTcatatagaggaaaaaatgaaaaacggTTACTACGTTAGTCATGGTTTGAAATCTGTCAAGGAGGATATCAGCCGGATGTGCAGGGAAGCAATTAA AGAGAGGAATCGGGGAGACTCCAAAGAGATGAACCGAATCATCATACTGTTTATCCAACTTGCCACACGTTTAGAAGAGGTCTCTATGGCTACTTCTTCATATAGAAGAGATGAATTGATGAAGTCGTGGCAAGATGGGTCAGGGTTGTCATCAGCCTCTAAGTACAACAAGAAGTTGAGCAAATCTGTAACTGAAAAGAAGTACATGAGCAGGACTAGTGACACATTTGGTGTAAATGGTGCGCTGGACTACGGAGAATATGCATCTGACCGCGAAATCAAAAGGCGTTTGTCTAAACTGAATCGTAAATCATTTGGTTCGGGAAGTGAAACATCTTCCGAGCTATCTGACAATGACAATTACAGCTCAGCTTCAGAAAGCGAATCGGATATCCGTTCAGAAGGTCGATCACAGGACTCGCGTGTTGAAAAATACTTTACAGCAGACGAATCCTTTGATTCTGTGACCGAAGAGCGTGAATGGGGTGCACGTATGACCAAAGCTAGTCTTGTGCCACCAGTCACAAGGAAATATGAACTGATTGAAGAGTACACGATTGTCGCTGACGAGGAGGAGGTACAACGAAAGATGCGGGTTTCTTTGCCAGAGGACTATGATGAGAAGCTGAATGCACAACGAAATGGCATTGAAGAGTTAGATATGGAGCTTCCTGAAGTCAAGGAGTATAAACCAAGAAAGCTTCTTGGCAACGAGGTTTTAGAGCAAGAGGTTTATGGAATCGATCCTTACACCCATAACCTCTTACTTGATTCAATGCCCGGAGAATTGGACTGGTCACTGCAGGATAAACATTCATTTATAGAAGATGTAGTCTTACGTGCCCTGAACAGGAAAGTCAGGTTTCTCACTGGATCTGGAAACACCCCCATGGTATTCCCTTTAAGACCTGTGATTGAAGAGCTCAAAGAGAATGCTCGTGAAGAGTGTGATATACAAACAATGAAAATGTGTCAAGGCGTCTTAAAGGCTATAGAAAGTCGTTCTGGTGATAATTATGTGTCTTATCGGAAG GGCCTCGGTGTTGTTTGCAACAAACAAGGTGGTTTTGTGGAAGACGATTTTGTTGTTGAATTTCTTGGAGAG GTTTATCCTGTTTGGAAGTGGTTTGAGAAGcaagatggaattcgttccttACAGGAAAACAAAACTGATCCTGCACCAGAGTTTTACAATATCTATCTTGAGAGACCGAAG GGTGACGCTGATGGATATGATTTAGTTGTTGTTGATGCCATGCACAAGGCTAATTATGCGAGTCGAATTTGTCATTCTTGCCGACCTAACTGTGAAGCTAA GGTTACTGCGGTGGATGGACACTACCAGATTGGCATCTATTCAGTACGTCCGATTGAATACGGCGAGGAGATAACTTTTGATTATAATTCTGTAACTGAG AGTAAGGAAGAATATGAAGCTTCTGTCTGCTTGTGTGGTAGCCAAGTATGCCGAGGCAGCTACTTGAATCTCACTGGTGAAGGTGCATTTCAGAAG GTGTTGAAGGAATGGCATGGTCTGCTGGATCGACATAGACTGATGCTAGAAGCTTGTATACTGAATTCAGTTTCAGAAGAAGATTATCTTGAGTTGGGAAGAGCTGGACTGGGAAGTTGTATGCTTGGTGGGCTGCCAGATTGGGTGATTGCGTATTCTGCTCATCTG AAAGTTTCTTCTGCATAA